A window of the Enterobacteriaceae bacterium 4M9 genome harbors these coding sequences:
- the cra gene encoding catabolite repressor/activator, with translation MKLDEIARLAGVSRTTASYVINGKAKQYRVSDKTVEKVMAVVREHNYHPNAVAAGLRAGRTRSIGLVIPDLENTSYTRIANYLERQARQRGYQLLIACSEDQPDNEMRCVEHLLQRQVDAIIVSTSLPPEHPFYQRWANGSFPIIALDRALDREHFISVVGADQDDSQMLAAELRKFPAERVLYLGALPELSVSFLREQGFRTAWQDDPREVNFLYADSYEREAASALFSRWLENNPMPQALFTTSFALLQGVMDVTLRREGRLPPDLAIATFGDHELLDFLQCPVLAVAQRHRDVAECVLELVLASLDEPRKPQPGLTRIRRNLWRRGNLSRI, from the coding sequence GTGAAACTGGATGAAATTGCGCGTCTCGCTGGCGTGTCGCGCACAACGGCGAGTTATGTCATTAATGGCAAAGCCAAGCAGTACCGCGTAAGCGATAAAACTGTGGAAAAGGTGATGGCGGTGGTGCGCGAGCATAACTATCACCCGAATGCCGTAGCCGCAGGTTTGCGTGCCGGACGCACACGCTCAATTGGCCTGGTGATCCCTGATCTGGAAAACACCAGTTATACCCGCATTGCGAATTACCTTGAGCGCCAGGCGCGCCAGCGCGGTTATCAACTGCTGATTGCCTGTTCTGAAGACCAGCCTGATAACGAAATGCGCTGCGTGGAACATCTGTTACAGCGTCAGGTCGATGCAATTATTGTCTCGACGTCGTTGCCGCCGGAACACCCCTTTTACCAGCGCTGGGCTAACGGCTCGTTCCCGATTATCGCGCTGGACCGCGCACTGGATCGCGAACACTTTATTAGCGTAGTGGGTGCCGATCAGGATGATTCACAGATGCTGGCCGCCGAACTGCGTAAGTTCCCGGCTGAACGCGTGCTTTATCTTGGCGCGTTGCCAGAGCTGTCGGTCAGCTTTTTGCGTGAGCAGGGCTTTCGTACAGCCTGGCAGGATGACCCGCGCGAAGTGAATTTTTTATATGCCGACAGTTATGAGCGCGAGGCGGCGAGTGCACTGTTTAGCCGTTGGCTTGAAAATAACCCGATGCCGCAGGCACTGTTCACGACGTCGTTTGCGCTGCTGCAGGGGGTTATGGATGTCACGCTACGTCGTGAAGGGCGCCTGCCGCCAGATCTGGCCATTGCCACCTTTGGCGACCATGAATTACTCGACTTTCTGCAATGCCCGGTGCTTGCCGTGGCGCAGCGCCACCGCGATGTGGCTGAGTGTGTGCTGGAACTTGTGCTGGCAAGCCTTGATGAACCGCGCAAACCACAACCCGGTTTGACGCGCATCAGAAGAAATTTATGGCGGCGAGGCAATTTAAGTCGCATTTAA
- the ilvN gene encoding acetolactate synthase small subunit codes for MRRILSVLLENESGALSRVVGLFSQRGYNIESLTVAPTEDPTLSRMTIQTVGDEKTIEQIEKQLHKLVDVLRVSELGQGSHVEREIMLVKVQASGYGREEVKRSAEIFRGQIIDVTPSHYTVQMAGTSEKLDAFLATIRDVAKIVEVARSGVVGLSRGDKIMR; via the coding sequence ATGCGCCGGATATTATCTGTCTTACTGGAAAACGAATCAGGTGCACTGTCGCGCGTGGTCGGTTTGTTCTCTCAGCGTGGCTACAATATCGAAAGCCTGACGGTGGCACCAACTGAGGATCCCACACTGTCGCGGATGACTATCCAGACGGTTGGTGATGAAAAGACCATCGAGCAAATCGAAAAGCAGCTGCATAAACTGGTGGATGTGCTGCGCGTAAGCGAACTGGGACAGGGTTCGCACGTTGAGCGCGAAATCATGCTGGTGAAAGTGCAGGCCAGCGGTTACGGGCGTGAAGAGGTGAAGCGGAGCGCGGAAATTTTCCGTGGTCAGATTATCGACGTGACCCCGAGCCACTACACCGTGCAGATGGCCGGGACCAGCGAAAAGCTTGATGCCTTCCTGGCGACTATCCGCGATGTTGCCAAAATTGTTGAAGTGGCGCGTTCCGGCGTGGTGGGACTTTCCCGCGGCGATAAAATAATGCGTTAA
- the mraZ gene encoding division/cell wall cluster transcriptional repressor MraZ, with protein sequence MFRGATVVNLDSKGRLAVPTRYRDKLVENASGQLVCTIDIHNPCLLLYPLPEWEVIEQKLSRLSSMNPVERRVQRLLLGHASECQMDSAGRLLLTPVLRQHAGLTKEIMLVGQFNKFELWDEATWHKQVTEDIEAEQSSASGLSERLQDLSL encoded by the coding sequence ATGTTCCGTGGGGCAACGGTAGTCAATCTCGACAGCAAAGGGCGGCTTGCCGTACCTACCCGTTACCGGGATAAGCTGGTCGAGAACGCATCCGGTCAACTGGTTTGCACCATTGACATCCATAACCCGTGCCTGCTGCTTTACCCACTGCCCGAATGGGAAGTGATTGAACAAAAGTTATCGCGTTTGTCCAGCATGAATCCCGTTGAGCGGCGGGTACAGCGTTTGCTGCTGGGCCATGCCAGCGAATGTCAGATGGACAGCGCTGGTCGTCTGCTGCTCACGCCTGTATTGAGGCAGCACGCTGGGTTGACAAAAGAAATCATGCTGGTTGGTCAGTTCAATAAATTTGAGCTGTGGGATGAAGCGACCTGGCATAAACAGGTCACGGAAGATATCGAAGCTGAGCAGTCCTCAGCCTCCGGGCTTTCTGAGCGATTGCAGGATTTGTCATTGTAA
- the ftsL gene encoding cell division protein FtsL — MISRVAEALSKITGSIGSTERHALPGVIGGDLLRHGKLPLCLFTAIIITAIFVVTTAHHTRLLTAQREQMVLERDALDIEWRNLILEENALADHSRVERVATDKLQLQHVDPSQENIVVQK; from the coding sequence ATGATAAGCAGAGTGGCAGAAGCCCTGAGCAAAATTACCGGGTCGATCGGAAGCACCGAACGTCACGCCTTGCCTGGCGTTATCGGTGGCGACCTGTTGCGACACGGGAAGCTGCCACTCTGTCTTTTCACTGCCATTATCATTACCGCTATTTTCGTGGTCACGACCGCGCACCACACCCGCCTGCTGACCGCACAACGCGAGCAGATGGTGCTGGAGCGCGACGCGCTGGACATAGAATGGCGTAACTTGATTCTTGAAGAAAACGCGCTGGCTGACCACAGCCGGGTAGAACGCGTGGCGACGGACAAGCTGCAACTGCAGCATGTTGATCCATCGCAGGAAAATATCGTAGTGCAGAAGTAA
- the rsmH gene encoding 16S rRNA (cytosine(1402)-N(4))-methyltransferase RsmH, producing the protein MTVENFKHTTVLLDEAVNGLNIHQDGIYIDGTFGRGGHSRLILSQLGEAGRLIAIDRDPQAVAVAQGINDPRFSIVHGPFSALAEYVSERGLTGKVDGILLDLGVSSPQLDDPERGFSFMRDGPLDMRMDPTRGQSAAQWLQTAEEADIAWVLKAYGEERFARRIARAIVERNREAPMTRTRELAEVVAAATPVKDKYKHPATRTFQAVRIWVNSELEEIELALKSSLDVLAPGGRLSVISFHSLEDRLVKRFMRECSRGPQVPAGIPMTEAQLSQLGGRQLKTITKMMPGEEEVGENPRARSSVLRIAERTQAA; encoded by the coding sequence ATGACGGTAGAAAATTTTAAACACACCACGGTACTGCTCGATGAGGCCGTTAACGGCCTGAATATTCACCAGGATGGTATCTACATTGACGGTACATTTGGTCGCGGCGGCCACTCCCGTTTAATTCTCTCTCAGTTGGGAGAGGCAGGACGGTTGATCGCTATCGATCGCGATCCGCAGGCCGTGGCTGTGGCACAGGGGATAAACGATCCGCGCTTTTCTATCGTGCATGGTCCTTTTTCCGCGCTGGCAGAGTATGTCAGCGAGCGCGGGTTGACCGGTAAGGTTGACGGCATTTTGCTGGATCTTGGCGTGTCATCGCCGCAGCTTGACGATCCGGAGCGTGGCTTTTCCTTTATGCGCGATGGACCGCTGGATATGCGGATGGACCCCACGCGTGGGCAGTCGGCAGCACAGTGGTTACAAACGGCAGAAGAAGCCGATATTGCCTGGGTGTTAAAAGCCTACGGTGAAGAGCGTTTTGCCAGGCGCATTGCACGCGCCATTGTTGAGCGCAACCGTGAAGCGCCGATGACGCGCACGCGTGAGCTGGCTGAAGTCGTAGCTGCGGCAACGCCGGTAAAAGATAAATACAAACACCCCGCGACCCGTACCTTCCAGGCGGTGCGCATCTGGGTAAACAGTGAACTGGAGGAAATAGAGCTGGCGCTAAAAAGCTCGCTGGACGTACTGGCCCCGGGTGGGCGGCTTTCTGTCATTAGCTTCCATTCGCTGGAAGACAGGCTGGTGAAGCGCTTTATGCGCGAATGCAGCCGTGGTCCGCAGGTTCCGGCCGGGATCCCGATGACAGAGGCGCAGCTCAGCCAACTGGGCGGTCGCCAGCTTAAAACAATAACAAAAATGATGCCGGGCGAAGAAGAAGTGGGAGAAAACCCGCGTGCCCGTAGTTCAGTACTGCGTATTGCAGAAAGGACGCAAGCAGCATGA
- the ilvI gene encoding acetolactate synthase 3 large subunit, producing the protein MEMLSGAEMVVRSLIDQGVKQVFGYPGGAVLDIYDALHTIGGIDHVLVRHEQAAVHMADGLARATGEVGVVLVTSGPGATNAITGIATAYMDSIPMVVLSGQVATSLIGYDAFQECDMVGISRPVVKHSFLVKQTEDIPTVLKKAFWLAASGRPGPVVVDLPKDILNPANKLPYVWPDAVSMRSYNPTTQGHKGQIKRALHTLAAAKKPVMYVGGGAISSGCHEELKTLAERLNIPVVSSLMGLGAFPGTHQQALGMLGMHGTYEANMVMHNADVIFAVGVRFDDRTTNNLAKYCPNATVLHIDVDPASISKTVTADVPIVGDALQVLQQMLELVDQEESVQPLDDIRDWWQQIAQWRARNCLKYDSDSETIKPQAAIETIYRLTGGDAYVTSDVGQHQMFAALHYAFDKPRRWINSGGLGTMGFGLPAALGVKLALPEETVVCVTGDGSIQMNIQELSTALQYALPVLVLNLNNRYLGMVKQWQDMIYSGRHSQSYMQSLPDFVRLAEAYGHVGISITKPQELESKLAEALEQVRAGRLVFVDVTVDGTEHVYPMQVRGGAMDEMWLSKTERT; encoded by the coding sequence ATGGAGATGTTGTCAGGAGCCGAGATGGTCGTGCGATCTCTCATCGACCAGGGCGTGAAGCAAGTATTCGGCTACCCGGGAGGCGCGGTGCTGGATATTTACGATGCGCTCCATACGATTGGTGGTATCGATCATGTGCTGGTACGCCATGAGCAGGCGGCAGTGCATATGGCAGACGGCCTGGCGCGTGCCACTGGCGAGGTTGGTGTTGTGTTGGTCACATCCGGACCAGGAGCCACGAACGCGATAACCGGGATAGCCACAGCATATATGGATTCGATTCCCATGGTCGTGCTGTCAGGGCAGGTTGCAACGTCGCTGATTGGTTATGATGCCTTCCAGGAATGCGATATGGTCGGGATTTCCCGCCCTGTGGTGAAACACAGCTTCCTTGTAAAACAAACAGAAGATATTCCCACCGTTCTGAAAAAGGCCTTCTGGCTGGCGGCGAGCGGCCGTCCTGGCCCGGTGGTGGTGGATTTACCTAAAGATATTCTTAATCCAGCCAACAAACTGCCTTACGTCTGGCCGGACGCCGTCAGTATGCGTTCCTATAACCCCACCACGCAGGGCCATAAAGGCCAGATTAAACGTGCATTGCATACGCTGGCGGCGGCAAAGAAACCCGTCATGTACGTGGGCGGCGGTGCGATTAGCTCAGGCTGTCATGAAGAACTAAAAACCCTCGCTGAACGCCTGAATATTCCGGTAGTGTCCTCGCTAATGGGGCTGGGTGCTTTCCCTGGCACGCACCAACAGGCGCTGGGGATGCTTGGCATGCACGGCACGTATGAAGCCAATATGGTGATGCATAACGCTGATGTGATTTTTGCCGTGGGTGTCCGTTTTGATGATCGCACCACTAACAATCTGGCGAAGTATTGCCCGAACGCTACGGTGCTGCATATTGATGTCGATCCGGCGTCTATTTCTAAAACCGTGACGGCGGATGTGCCTATTGTTGGTGATGCACTCCAGGTGTTGCAGCAGATGCTGGAGCTTGTTGATCAGGAAGAGTCCGTGCAGCCGCTGGATGATATTCGCGACTGGTGGCAGCAGATTGCGCAGTGGCGGGCGCGTAACTGCCTGAAATACGATAGCGACAGTGAGACTATCAAACCACAGGCGGCCATTGAGACCATTTATCGTCTGACCGGTGGTGATGCGTATGTGACCTCTGACGTGGGCCAACATCAAATGTTCGCCGCGCTGCATTACGCCTTCGATAAGCCGCGTCGTTGGATAAACTCAGGCGGTCTTGGCACGATGGGTTTCGGCCTGCCTGCTGCGCTGGGCGTGAAGCTGGCGCTGCCTGAAGAGACCGTGGTGTGCGTTACCGGTGATGGCAGTATCCAGATGAATATCCAGGAGTTGTCTACTGCGCTGCAGTATGCGTTGCCGGTGCTGGTTTTGAATCTCAATAACCGCTATCTCGGCATGGTGAAACAGTGGCAGGACATGATCTATTCCGGGCGCCATTCCCAGTCGTACATGCAGTCTTTACCAGACTTTGTGCGTCTGGCAGAAGCTTACGGCCATGTCGGTATCAGCATCACTAAACCGCAGGAGCTGGAAAGTAAACTGGCTGAGGCGCTGGAGCAGGTGCGTGCCGGACGCCTGGTATTTGTTGATGTCACCGTCGATGGTACGGAACACGTCTACCCCATGCAGGTGCGCGGTGGTGCAATGGATGAAATGTGGCTGAGCAAAACGGAGAGAACCTGA